From one Pseudomonas sp. MYb118 genomic stretch:
- a CDS encoding NarK family nitrate/nitrite MFS transporter, translated as MSVLQKPDKGPVIHDWRPEDPTFWGSSGKKTATRNLWISIPALLLAFAVWMVWSTVIVRLNAIGFNFSTDQLFWLAALPGLSGATFRVFYSFMVPIFGGRRWTALSTASLLIPSLWMGFAVQDPSTPYSVFVWIALLCGFGGGNFASSMSNISFFYPKSQQGTALGLNAGLGNLGVSVMQFCVPLVITFGLFGFLGGKPQTLADGGELWLQNAGFIWVPFIVLVTVFAWFGMNDLSSARASFSEQAVIFKRKHNWLMCWLYLATFGSFIGFSAAFPLLIKTSFPDVIALKFAFLGPLVGALVRPLGGWLADKLGGARVTLWNFVLMIVMVFGVLHFLPTSHAGEAAQGGSFYGFLGMFMLLFITTGIGNGSTFRMIPVIFRTQHEKASAGKSQAVRDQALKDAGKESAAVLGFSSAMGAFGAFFIPKSFGTSMAQTGGPEMAFYMFVGFYLSCIVVTWWCYARKGAANPC; from the coding sequence GGCGCCCCGAGGACCCGACGTTCTGGGGCAGCAGCGGTAAGAAGACCGCCACGCGCAACCTGTGGATCTCCATTCCTGCGCTGTTGCTGGCCTTCGCCGTATGGATGGTGTGGAGCACGGTGATCGTGCGCCTGAATGCCATCGGCTTCAATTTCAGCACCGACCAGCTGTTCTGGCTGGCGGCGCTGCCGGGCTTGTCCGGCGCCACCTTCCGCGTGTTCTATTCGTTCATGGTGCCGATCTTCGGTGGCCGGCGCTGGACCGCCCTGAGCACCGCATCCTTGCTGATCCCTTCGCTGTGGATGGGCTTTGCCGTGCAAGACCCGAGCACCCCGTACAGCGTGTTCGTGTGGATCGCCTTGCTCTGCGGTTTTGGTGGCGGCAACTTCGCCTCGAGCATGTCCAACATCAGCTTCTTCTATCCCAAGTCGCAGCAGGGCACCGCACTGGGCCTGAACGCCGGCCTGGGTAACCTGGGCGTGTCGGTGATGCAGTTCTGCGTACCGCTGGTGATCACCTTCGGTTTGTTCGGTTTCCTCGGCGGCAAGCCGCAGACCCTGGCCGACGGTGGCGAGCTGTGGCTGCAGAACGCCGGCTTCATCTGGGTGCCGTTCATTGTCCTGGTGACCGTGTTCGCCTGGTTCGGCATGAACGACCTGTCCAGCGCCCGTGCTTCGTTCAGCGAGCAGGCGGTGATCTTCAAGCGCAAGCACAACTGGCTGATGTGCTGGTTGTACCTGGCGACCTTCGGCTCGTTCATCGGCTTCTCGGCGGCGTTCCCGCTGCTGATCAAGACCTCGTTCCCGGACGTTATCGCCCTGAAATTCGCCTTCCTCGGCCCGCTGGTCGGTGCCCTGGTGCGCCCATTGGGTGGCTGGCTGGCGGACAAGCTCGGTGGTGCGCGGGTGACCCTGTGGAACTTCGTGCTGATGATCGTGATGGTCTTTGGTGTGCTGCATTTCCTGCCGACCAGCCACGCCGGCGAAGCCGCGCAAGGCGGCAGCTTCTACGGCTTCCTCGGCATGTTCATGCTGCTGTTCATCACCACCGGCATCGGCAACGGCTCCACCTTCCGCATGATCCCGGTGATCTTCCGCACCCAGCACGAAAAAGCTTCGGCCGGCAAATCCCAGGCCGTGCGTGACCAGGCGCTGAAAGATGCCGGTAAAGAGTCTGCCGCCGTACTCGGTTTCAGCTCGGCCATGGGCGCCTTCGGTGCGTTCTTCATTCCCAAATCCTTCGGCACGTCGATGGCCCAGACCGGTGGCCCGGAGATGGCTTTCTACATGTTCGTCGGTTTCTACCTGAGCTGCATCGTCGTGACCTGGTGGTGCTACGCGCGCAAAGGCGCCGCGAACCCCTGCTGA